The nucleotide sequence TTTGCGCATCTACTTTATTTTTATCCACCTTTTTTAGCGAGGCTATGTGTTTTAAAAGTTGTCGGCAACTAAGGTGTGGGTATACACCGAAGGATTGAGGTAAGTAACCTAATTGGGATCTTAGGGCATTGGGGTGGGCAACAATATCGATGCCATCGAATAACACCGTGCCTGAGTCGGGTGGCTGTAAGCAGGCTAGGGTTCGCATAAGTGTGGATTTTCCTGCACCATTTGGACCAAGCAGCCCTACCATACCTGTAGGGAATGTGAGGGTAATGTTCTTTAGTGCATGTGTGCCGTCTGTATAGGTTTTATTGAGATTTTTTACAGTAAGCATGTGAGCCTTCATCAGTAAAGGTGAATGATATGTTTGCACTATAAATACAAAATAGCGTTGTGAAACTACAGCGTGACTAAAGGGTATGATGGCGTGACGAGAGGCCAAATAAGGGGGCTTTTTTACTTTCATCAGTAAAAAGCGTATTTTCATCACTTTCTGTGTGCAAATATCTGTTTTTGTTGACAGTCTAGAAGCGAAAAATGAAAGAGAGTGACATGACTATTGCCCTAAAAATGGATAGAGGTTTACTGGCCAGTTTGCTGCCATTAGTTGCCGCTATATTGCTGGCGGCTAATTTATCCTTTGTTAACGAGCAGGCGCAGCATGGCTCACGTTTTATTGTATTGCATTTAAAAGCAATACTTCTATCAGTGCCTTACTTAACGTCAGTGGGGTTGTTGTCATGTTTGCATCGTCCCTGGGGCGCGCTGGTATGGTTTAGCGTATGCCTGCTTTATTCATTGTTTCTCTTTTCAGCGAATCTTCCCAGCGAATTACTTTTGCCTTTTTCCGCGCAGCCACCACAACCAACTGCCGCTGTTATAGCCCCCTCAGCCGACAGCCTCACCAAATTGGACAGTCATACCAAATTGGACAGTCAAATCGTTTGGTTTTTTATAGTGGGCGCCTTACTTGGAGGGCTACATCATTTTCATAAAACACCGTCGAGCGGCAATGTAAAATCGGCATTGTGGGTTCAACGTGTGTTTTCACTCGATGCAATGGTTGCGGCCACGCTTTTTATTTGGGTAATTGGTTGCACCGGCATATTTTTGTATACCCCCGATCCTATGAACAACCAGCCGCTGGCAATGAAAGTAGATCTCAATCAAGTGGTGGGTGAATTTGATCGCTTTGTGGCGTACTTTTTTCAGTTTTTGTGGCTGGCCGCAATACTTTTTTTTATATACTGGGTTAACCGATACTGGTTAATCCGTAGGGTATTATCTTCACAAGGCTTAATCCCTTATGCAGCCACTGCTCTTGTATTTATTCTGCTAGCTACACCCGTGTTGAGTGCAAGTGCACTGCTGTTGCCATTAAATACGCAGTCGTCGTTGACATTACTTCCCTCTGAAAACAGCAATGCGTTTGATTTGGATAATTTCCGTTTTATGTTTGCTTTTTTAGCGGTCACTATGCCCGTTATTTTGGCGTTCGAGCGTAAGTCGTTTGATGCAACACTCGCCCGTGTAGAAAAGGATAAAGTTCGTACTGAATTGCAATTGTTACAGCAACAGATTAACCCGCATTTTCTCTTTAACACGCTAAATAACCTGTATGCACTAACATTAGAAAAGTCGGATAGGGCACCAACAAGCATAGAGCATCTATCTAATTTATTGCGTTATACGGTGTATAAAGGCCAGCAAGAGTGGGTCGCGTTAGAGGATGAACTGGCGTATGTAAATGATTATTTAGCCCTGCAAGGCCTAAGATATCAAAGCGATTGCGAAATTAATGTAAGCTGGCCTACCTGCAATAAAGGGTATCAAATACCCCCTCTTTTATTGATAGTATTGCTGGAAAATGCGTTCAAACATGGCATAGAAAAAGCGGAAAAGCCGAGTGTATTAAATGTGTCGATACGTATTGATGAGTGCGGTGTGCTTCACTTCTCATGCCAAAGCCCATACCTTGCTGAAGGCGCACTGTCTCAACCTGAACACGCCATTTGGTCTGGTTCTCAACAAGCGAGTCAGACAGGTTTGGGGTTAACGAATGTTGCCCGAAGGCTTTCACTGTTGCCAGGTGAACATAATACCCTCGATAATGACGTCATAGAGGGTACCTGGGTAGCGAGTTTAACGTTGGATTTACAGCCATGCTAAAAGCACTGATTGTTGACGATGAACCCTTAGCACACACCGTATTGTTGCATCACTTAAAGCAACATCCGGATATCGCTATAGTGGGGCGGTGTTTTAGTGCTACAGAAACACTGCAGCACTTGGCAAAACACCATGTGGATCTTCTTTTTCTTGATATTAATATGCCGGCGCTAAGCGGCATTGATATGCTTAAAGTCATCGCTCATCCGCCGCAAGTGATTATTGTGAGCGCGTATTCAGAATTTGCCATTGACGGATTTGAACTCGACGTTGCAGATTATTTGCTGAAACCTGTGAACAGCCAACGGCTGTCAAAAGCATTAGATAAAGTTCGAGAACGATGTCAAGTGCACAACCATGCCTCAAAAATACAAGTAAAAGTAGGACGTGAGATACACAGGTTAGACATCGACAGTATTGTGTATCTTGAAGCGTATGGAAACTACGTAAAAGTGTGGACAACACAAACCATGTTGCTGGCAAATAGTACGTTGAAACAACTTCTTGAAGGTTTGCCTAAGGTCGATTTTTTACAAATACACAAATCCTATGTGGTTAATAAAAAGACACTGATGTGTCTGAATACCGACACTGTCACCCTCAGTGGGGGCGTAAATTTAAAGGTGGGGAAATCTTTCAAGCTAGCGTTAAAAAGGCACTTTAGCACATTGTGACGGCATGGATTCCTGATGCCGTTGTTATGTTTCAGGCTAGACTACGTCAGCTCACTTCCATGATTTCGCTGGCTTAGTCATCATCGAGTAGGGGCTCAACAACCGATTCCAAACCGTTGAGTTTTATTTCATACATCAATGCCAATTGTTCGCCTAGCTTGCCTTTAGGAAAGCCTTGTTTGTGAAACCATACAAGGTAAGGTTCGGGTAAATGGAAAAGGCGACGCCCTGCATATTTACCAAAGGGCATAATCTGATTGACGGTGGCTTTTATCAGTTCGGGATCCATAACCTGTGCTTTTTTATAACGATTTATTGGCCGAGAAAGGCGCCTAAATATTAGCGCTTTCGAGTTGACTGCTGCGTGTGCCATAGTTTGGCATATACACCTTGCTTTTGCAGTAGTTGGCTATGTGTGCCTTGTTCGGTAATCATACCTTTGTTCATCACCAGTATATTGTCAGCATCAATAATTGTAGAGAGCCGGTGGGCAATCACTAAACTGGTATGGCCTTTTGCGGCATCCCGTAGCGCAGCTAAAATGGCCTGCTCAGATTCGCTATCTAATGACGATGTGGCTTCATCAAATATCATAATGGGCGCGCCTTTTAGCAGTGCTCTTGCAATTGCTACGCGCTGTTTTTCTCCCCCGGATAACTTAAGGCCACGTTCACCCACTTTTGTGTTTATGCCATCAGGAAGTTGAGCAATGAAGTGGTTTAAATGGGCAAGTGATGCTGCATGCATAATTTCTTCGTCAGTGGCGTTAGGGTTTCCATAGGCGATGTTGTCTTTCAATGTGGTGTTAAAGAGAACGGTGTCTTGGGGCACAATAGCAATATGACTTCGCAAACTGTTTTGGGTGACTTGGCTTATATCCTGACCATTCACGCATACGGTGCCCCTCGTGGGTTCATAAAAGCGAAAAAGTAGCTTCATGATGGTGGACTTGCCTGCGCCACTTTCGCCGACAATGGCCACCTTCTTGCCCGCTTCAACCTGAAAGGTAATGCCATTTAAAATAGGCCGCGCGTCATGATAACTAAAATGTACATTCTCAAATTGGACAGTCGCATTTTCAACACCGCCTTTTAATGTGAGCGCCAGTGAATCAGGTTTATCAGAAATGGCCGGGCGCTGAGCGAGTAGTGAAAATAAATTATCAATGTTAGCCAGTGAACCCCTTATTTCTCGGTATACAAAGCCTAAAAAATTAAGCGGCATAAAAATTTGCATGGTGAAGGCGTTAATGAGCACAAAATCACCAATCGTCATATCGCCGTTCATTACGCCGAATGCGGCATTGGCCATCATTGCTGTCATGGCAGTGGCAATAATACTGGCTTGGCCTGCATTAAGAGCGAAGAGAGATAATCGATTTTTGCGCCTTGCCACTTCCCATTGGGCTAAATCGTTGTCGTATCGGTTCGCCTCAAAGGCTTCATTGTTGAAATATTTAACTGTTTCGAAATTAAGTAGGCTGTCGACTGCACGGGAATTAGTGGTGGAATCGGCTTCGTTCATTTGCTGAACAAATCGAGTGCGCCAGTCGGTGGCTTTCATTGAGAACGCCACATAGCAAATTACACTGGAAATGATGATAAACGCAAATGACCAACCAAATTGAAACAGAAGCAAGCCTACCACAAGCCCAATTTCGAGCAGGGTAGGCACAATGTTAAACACCATAAACCGCATTAAGAAACTAATGCCTGATGTGCCTCGCTCAATGTCTCTTGATAAACCGCCGGTACGCCTGTCGAGATGAAAACCCAAATCGAGGTTATGTAGATGTTTAAATACGTTTAGGCCAATGCGACGCATAGCTCGCTCGGTGACTCTACCAAACAAGGTATCTCTCACTTCCCCTAACAGCACATTGAGTAACCTCAAGGTGCCGTACGCCACAATAAGGCTGATGGGTACTGCCAGGGCAAGGGTGGTTAAATCGCCATTTAAGCTGTCTACCGTGTACTTCAACACATAAGGTAACCCAATGCTGGCGAGTTTTGCGGCCACCAGGCAAAGCAGGGCAAGTACAACTCGCCGTTTAAACTCCAATAAATAAGGGCGCAGTTGTTTCAGCACATGCCACTTTACCGGGGCATTATCGTACACTGTGTTATGGCGTCTTGGCATGAATTGAAATGACTCTTTGTTAAACGGCAAGTAGAAGCGTTAATGTTAACAGGATAGAACCCATTAAGCTGTTACGCCGTAATGAGATAATGCGTTTAAAATATACATAATTTTCGTATGTACAGGCGTAAAGAGGGCTCAGTGCCCCGAACCCCTTAATTAACAAGCGTGTCATGTCCGTACTTGAAAGCCTGGTGGAGAGTTAAAAATAGAAAGAGAACAATTCATTCTTAAATATACATTGCAGATCATTTCAATCTGATGCGCGCACAAGTACACTACAGGGTGTGCGTGAATGAAAACAGACGCGCATAACGCTGAGTGTAGGAGAAAATTTGTTAGAAGATAGCTTTGGAAGACAATTTCATTATTTACGTTTGTCGATAACGGAAGCGTGTAATTTCCGGTGTCAGTATTGTCTGCCTGATGGCTATCAAGGCCCTTCTAGTGATAGCTTTTTATCCGTAAATGAAATTCAAACCTTATTATCTGCCTTTGCGCAGTTAGGCACGTCTAAAGTGCGAATTACCGGTGGAGAGCCTACCCTTCGTCGTGACTTTTTAGATGTATTGCATTTAACGGCGCAAACTCCGGGTATTGAACGTATCGCCATGACAACCCATGGTGCACGAATGTCTGCTCATGCCAAACAGTGGAAAGACGCTGGCTTACATCAAGTTAATGTGAGCATAGACAGCTTAGATCCTCGTCAATTCGCTGCTATTACAGGGCAAGATAAATTAAAAGAGGTACTCGCAGGGCTTGATGCAGCTGCAAATGCGGGCCTTGATGTCAAAGTTAATACGGTATTGCTGAACGACTTCTCTGACGCTCGCCTTCACCGTTTTTTGGCATGGTTAAAAGAGATGCCAGTGACCCTTAGGTTCATAGAGTTAATGGAGACGGGGGACCTTCCACAGTTTTTCAATCAGCAGCATCAAAGTGGCGGGCCCATTAAGCAAACGCTGCTAGCACAAGGTTGGCAACCCATAGTAAAACGAAAAGACGCCGGGCCAGCGCAAGAGTTTTTTCATCCTGATTACGCGGGAAAGATAGGTCTTATCATGCCTTACAGTAAAGATTTCTGTAAAAGCTGTAATCGACTTAGGGTTGCAGCAAATGGCAAACTGCATTTGTGTCTATTCAGTGAGCATGGCATTGATATGCGCCATCTGTTGGCAGATGGCGACGTGGCAGGCCTTAAGCAATTTCTCATAGAATGTTTAGGTCAGAAGCACGAAACCCATTATCTACATGATGGTAATACAGGTGCAACCACGCACCTTGCTATGTTAGGGGGCTAACGGGCTAAAGACGCAACAAAAATAAAGGTTAGGCGCTAACCTTAAATGGCGATCTATAAGGCGTTCGCCACGCCGACAAAAACAACAATAAAAGCTAAATTTGCGATAAAAGGAAGTATATGCATATAGGAAATAGTGCGCGGTTATCTTATCACTACGTTACCGAAAAGGATGTTGAGTTCTTGTGGGAGCTTGACCAAGACGAAGCGGTTATGCGCTACATCAATGGTGGTAAACCTTCCAGCAGAGAAGATATACGCCATATTTTTATACCCCGGGTTCAAGCTTTCTCTAACCCAGCGCTAGGTTGGGGATTATGGCGAGTAGAAGTCACAGAATCTCGGGATAGTATTGGCTGGATTTTAGTTCGTCCGTTTGGCTTTTTCACCCACTCACCAGAAACAGATAATATTGAATTAGGCTGGCGTTTTAAGCGTTCGAGTTGGGGGCAGGGTTTTGCGACAGAAGCCGCGAAAACAGTGAAAGACAGTTTATATTTAACTGGCATCGATAAATTTTCCGCCATTGCTAACCCAGCGAACAAAGCGTCAATCAAAGTTATGAAAAATTTAGGTATGACGTTTAGCCACGAACTAGAATATAAAGACAACCTGTTCCACGAAAACGTCGTGGTTTACGCAACCTGATTAAGGACGGTTTTCATATTGTTATAGCGCTGTGTTTGCTCTTCTGTTAATTCTGAACTTTCAATCGTTGTGCGACAGCGCTTAACCAAACTGACCACTTTGTTTATTCGTGGCTGACCTTGCTTTGCGCGCATCGTTATTGCCTGCAATAAATTTAAGGCGATGGCCGGATTTTTAGGCATCACTTGGTAGGCTTGTAAAAAGGTATTGAATGACTTGGCTAAATCGCCTTGTTGATAATGCAGCACGGCGGCATTGTTCAGGCTTTTGGGGCTTAAGGGTATAGACGCCTTCTCACGTTTTTCTTGTTTTATATAGAATGAAACAAGATTAGGCTCGTCACTGTCACTTAGCTTTTGTTCTAATACTTCAAGTATCTTTAGGGCATTTCCTTGCAGCCCCACTTCGTGAAAGGCTTTTGCTGAATCGATAAGGGCTTCCGTGGGCTTGTCTTCCCAATGCCTGAAATCTAAGGATTCCATCATCGTTTTGGCTTTTTCACTGTCATTTTGTAAATAGCAAATTCTGGCATTAATAACATGAACTTGTTGCGCCACATCTTCTTTGGGGTAGGCGGTTTTCAATTCTCGCAAATAGTCGTTGGTTTGCTGAACAATATGAGAAACCTCTGAAGGGGATGACGTCATGGCAAAATCTACCCCCGCACGGGCAGCAGTTAAATAGTGCTCTGCGCACTCATGAATGGATTGCTTAGCGTAACGGACAATTTTCCTCGCACTATCAAATTGCTCTTGATAATCATGAGTAATACGAGAAAGTTCCATAGCGGTTTGATGCCGTTTTACGTTTCTTGGCGAAACCTCTCGAGCAATATTGATACACTCAAGGGCATCATCAAATGCTTCCTCTCGAATTTTTAATTCTGCAAGTAAATCATAGGAGGCAAGGTTGCTTTCTAAGTTTAGCGCTAGGCTTAATATAGCCCGCTCGGCGTCCTCAAACTCTTTTAAGTTGACCAAGGATTTACAGAGCCCGTATTTTGCCCAGGCAAATTCTTGTACATTAATGATGCCTT is from Alteromonas australica and encodes:
- a CDS encoding sensor histidine kinase, which gives rise to MTIALKMDRGLLASLLPLVAAILLAANLSFVNEQAQHGSRFIVLHLKAILLSVPYLTSVGLLSCLHRPWGALVWFSVCLLYSLFLFSANLPSELLLPFSAQPPQPTAAVIAPSADSLTKLDSHTKLDSQIVWFFIVGALLGGLHHFHKTPSSGNVKSALWVQRVFSLDAMVAATLFIWVIGCTGIFLYTPDPMNNQPLAMKVDLNQVVGEFDRFVAYFFQFLWLAAILFFIYWVNRYWLIRRVLSSQGLIPYAATALVFILLATPVLSASALLLPLNTQSSLTLLPSENSNAFDLDNFRFMFAFLAVTMPVILAFERKSFDATLARVEKDKVRTELQLLQQQINPHFLFNTLNNLYALTLEKSDRAPTSIEHLSNLLRYTVYKGQQEWVALEDELAYVNDYLALQGLRYQSDCEINVSWPTCNKGYQIPPLLLIVLLENAFKHGIEKAEKPSVLNVSIRIDECGVLHFSCQSPYLAEGALSQPEHAIWSGSQQASQTGLGLTNVARRLSLLPGEHNTLDNDVIEGTWVASLTLDLQPC
- a CDS encoding LytR/AlgR family response regulator transcription factor — protein: MLKALIVDDEPLAHTVLLHHLKQHPDIAIVGRCFSATETLQHLAKHHVDLLFLDINMPALSGIDMLKVIAHPPQVIIVSAYSEFAIDGFELDVADYLLKPVNSQRLSKALDKVRERCQVHNHASKIQVKVGREIHRLDIDSIVYLEAYGNYVKVWTTQTMLLANSTLKQLLEGLPKVDFLQIHKSYVVNKKTLMCLNTDTVTLSGGVNLKVGKSFKLALKRHFSTL
- a CDS encoding DUF3820 family protein, with the protein product MDPELIKATVNQIMPFGKYAGRRLFHLPEPYLVWFHKQGFPKGKLGEQLALMYEIKLNGLESVVEPLLDDD
- a CDS encoding ABCB family ABC transporter ATP-binding protein/permease, translated to MPRRHNTVYDNAPVKWHVLKQLRPYLLEFKRRVVLALLCLVAAKLASIGLPYVLKYTVDSLNGDLTTLALAVPISLIVAYGTLRLLNVLLGEVRDTLFGRVTERAMRRIGLNVFKHLHNLDLGFHLDRRTGGLSRDIERGTSGISFLMRFMVFNIVPTLLEIGLVVGLLLFQFGWSFAFIIISSVICYVAFSMKATDWRTRFVQQMNEADSTTNSRAVDSLLNFETVKYFNNEAFEANRYDNDLAQWEVARRKNRLSLFALNAGQASIIATAMTAMMANAAFGVMNGDMTIGDFVLINAFTMQIFMPLNFLGFVYREIRGSLANIDNLFSLLAQRPAISDKPDSLALTLKGGVENATVQFENVHFSYHDARPILNGITFQVEAGKKVAIVGESGAGKSTIMKLLFRFYEPTRGTVCVNGQDISQVTQNSLRSHIAIVPQDTVLFNTTLKDNIAYGNPNATDEEIMHAASLAHLNHFIAQLPDGINTKVGERGLKLSGGEKQRVAIARALLKGAPIMIFDEATSSLDSESEQAILAALRDAAKGHTSLVIAHRLSTIIDADNILVMNKGMITEQGTHSQLLQKQGVYAKLWHTQQSTRKR
- the moaA gene encoding GTP 3',8-cyclase MoaA, whose product is MLEDSFGRQFHYLRLSITEACNFRCQYCLPDGYQGPSSDSFLSVNEIQTLLSAFAQLGTSKVRITGGEPTLRRDFLDVLHLTAQTPGIERIAMTTHGARMSAHAKQWKDAGLHQVNVSIDSLDPRQFAAITGQDKLKEVLAGLDAAANAGLDVKVNTVLLNDFSDARLHRFLAWLKEMPVTLRFIELMETGDLPQFFNQQHQSGGPIKQTLLAQGWQPIVKRKDAGPAQEFFHPDYAGKIGLIMPYSKDFCKSCNRLRVAANGKLHLCLFSEHGIDMRHLLADGDVAGLKQFLIECLGQKHETHYLHDGNTGATTHLAMLGG
- a CDS encoding GNAT family N-acetyltransferase, giving the protein MHIGNSARLSYHYVTEKDVEFLWELDQDEAVMRYINGGKPSSREDIRHIFIPRVQAFSNPALGWGLWRVEVTESRDSIGWILVRPFGFFTHSPETDNIELGWRFKRSSWGQGFATEAAKTVKDSLYLTGIDKFSAIANPANKASIKVMKNLGMTFSHELEYKDNLFHENVVVYAT
- a CDS encoding response regulator, whose product is MKPNIAKRARVLVAEDQALAKSHMKYALDELGFEHVDYVVKPTQALNALSQQHYDAVICAYDLREDHGGYCLFETLKAQHLVPLTTGFIFTSADTSPEAVHAIVELQPDEFLAKPFSVNQLEKRLSKVIARKMVLNPIYQYMDEGNLEGALMAVEAFILEPKYAEYFPLALKVKGDLLLLSKRYDEAKSFFQGIINVQEFAWAKYGLCKSLVNLKEFEDAERAILSLALNLESNLASYDLLAELKIREEAFDDALECINIAREVSPRNVKRHQTAMELSRITHDYQEQFDSARKIVRYAKQSIHECAEHYLTAARAGVDFAMTSSPSEVSHIVQQTNDYLRELKTAYPKEDVAQQVHVINARICYLQNDSEKAKTMMESLDFRHWEDKPTEALIDSAKAFHEVGLQGNALKILEVLEQKLSDSDEPNLVSFYIKQEKREKASIPLSPKSLNNAAVLHYQQGDLAKSFNTFLQAYQVMPKNPAIALNLLQAITMRAKQGQPRINKVVSLVKRCRTTIESSELTEEQTQRYNNMKTVLNQVA